The nucleotide sequence GAGAGCAAGGATAAATAATATACAAGTAAGCAAATGATGAGAAAGGATGGTAAGAATCTTGAAGGTACTAATTTGGATGATAtgatagagcagtggttctcaaacttcagaatACAGCCGAATTGCCTGGGGGCCTTGTTAGATAGGTTACTGGGCCCTACACCCGGAGaatctgattcagtgggtctgtgGTAAAACCCCCAAGTTCacatttttaataactttccAGGTGCTGCTATGCTGCTTGTCTGGAGAGCTCGCTTTGAGAACCATTCGAACAGAGACtacctgggaggagggggaagggacttTCTTAGGTAGGGTTgtccaggaaggcttctctgagaaaGTGGTGTTTGAGCCAGGAGGAAGTGGAAATAGGAGGTGGCTTTATGAAGGTCTGGGCAAGGGCATCgcaggcagagggaacactgAAAGGACTGGCCGGTGAGAGGAACAGGAAGGTAGTCACTGTGGCTAAAGGTCATGAGGCTGGGGAGGGTGGCCAGAGGTGAGTGTagagaggtgggcagaggaaAGCCCAGGGAGGGCGTTATTGGGCATGGAAGGAATGTGAAGCTCCTTCTAGAAGCAGGGGTAGGCACTGAGGTTTTTAATCAGGGGAAAGGCATGATCTAGTATGAAAGTTGACTCTGGCCactgtgtagagaatggactaaaggaggcaggaggggaggagatAGTGAGGGGCTGCCGAGTGCCTGGAGGGATGCCTGGTGGCCCCAGGCTAGGGCAGTAGAGGTAGAGGATCTTCCCTCCTCAGAGGCCCCAAGCTCCTAGGCTCAAAACCCCAGATTTGACATCCCCCTGGCCCAGGGCCCTAGGGAGGCCCCCGAGGAGAGACTGAGGAgaaagagggtgggagggcgggagagCAAAAGACTCCTTGTCTGGGCTGAGAAAGTCCTGGGACCTGTGCAGATAGAATCAGCTAGGAAGCCCCAGCATCTCCCACACCTCTGTCCTGCACTGTCCCCACCTACAGGCTGCCCTTGGGGATTACTTCCTGAGCTTCCCTGCTCACGTACTGTAACCTGATTTCTCTTAGATCGaatagaagtgtgtgtgtgcgtgtgcgtgtgtgtgtgcgtgtgcgtgtgtgtgtgtgtgtgtgatatttctCCTCTCAAACACCTCTGAGTAAGCCTTCCCCAAGAAGAACTCTGACCTTCCCAACTGGGACCCAACTTACCCCTCCAGTCCCCTCACTTTTCTCTAACCAAAAGGCcacctctgagcctttgctcACTCCATCCCCTCATCAGtgcctttcccttcccctccacccatCCAAATCCCATCCTTCAAGAAACCTTCCCTGACAGCTCCAGTCCCTAAGGACCCCCTCCTCTGACTTTCCCCATCACTGATGGAGAGGACCACTTCTGTGCTCTGGGCACATACTGAGGCATGGTGGTTTGAGTTTCTTTCCTCATGTAGTCAGTTAGCTCCTAGAGCCCTCACCTCCAGGATCACAGAGTCTATGAGATACAAGGGGCCTCAGGGATCCTTCCACAACATCCCAGACAGGGACTTACTAGGTATCAGCTTGTATGCCTCCAGTGATGGGAAACTCACTACCTTTCCTTGGAAAATTCATTCCATTGTCTGCCAACTGAAGGTTTTAGAAAGTTTTCCCTGATTAAATCTTCCTCCATATAACTCCACTGCGTGGGCTTGGTTCTGCCTTATGGATTACACAGACAAAAACATCTAATGCCTTTTATAGAAGAGCTCTTCAACTATTTGAATATAGACTTACCATACTCATCTCTACTGCAAGCTGGAGAGCCCAGACTCCCTCAACTGTGCCTCGTAGAATGGAATCTTGAACATCTTTCCCATCCATCTGACTCTCAGAGTGGCAGGATTTTTCAGAATTTGGCCTATCCCAGGCCTGTGGTCATGGGTAGCTTAGTAAGgattagatacacacacacacaaacacacacacacacagaccctgcATTATGAGGAAAGGAGGACCGTGTCTTCTACCATAGAGTCCTGTCCTGCCTGTTCCCACACCCTCCCTGGCCCATGGTCTCAAAATCACCCAGAGAGGACTCAGAAATTAGCTACCTACCCCCTCATTTAGGGCCCTGGGTGCCGGTACCCAGCAACCCAGCCTTCGCAGGCCCCaagctggggaggccagggtccCTCTCTGCCCAGAATGGGCAGGGGAGTCATGCCTGTGTCCCTACGCCAACAGCCAACAGCGATGAAAGTGACATCATCCATGCAGTTCGAGTGGAGAAGAGTCcagctgggaggctggggttcAGTGTGCGGGGCGGCTCTGAGCACGGCCTGGGCATCTTCGTCAGCAAAGTGGAGAAGGGGAGCAGTGCAGGTGAGTGGGGCCCAGGTCCTGGCTTCGGACGTGACCCCCACTTTGGTGGGGTGTGGAGATGCTGTTGTCAAGAATAAGAGGAGAGGGCCCTCAGCTTTGGAGGGCCTGATCCAATGGGGAGATGGAAGGGGCTAATGAACAGGTAGGTCCCTGTCTGATGGCAGATACTCAGACCCTACCTGGGGATCCCCATCTCATCAAAGAGGTTTTACCCCAGGGAGCCTAGTCTGATGGGAGAGGCTCAGCCTCAACCTGGGGGACTTCTCCCAAGTGGCCCATGCCAGCCATGCCTCCCCTGGTGCAGAGCGGGCTGGTCTGTGCGTGGGTGATAAGATCACCGAGGTGAATGGGCTGAGCCTGGAGAGCACCACGATGGGCAGTGCCGTGAAGGTGCTGACGGGCAGCAGCCGCCTGCACATGATGGTGAGGCGCATGGGCCGCGTACCAGGCATCAAGTTCTCCAAGGAGAAGACCACATGGTGAGCAGGCCtggtcccaccccacccaccccagcaccACCACCCAAAGCCGTGGAGGGAGAGGCCAATGGCACAGGGCTCAGCCGGGGGCCTGGCTAGTATGGCTTCCGTTCTTCCCATCCCCTGGCACTGGAAACACAGGGATCCGACAGCCTGACCTTGAAATGAGAAAAGACCATTTCTTTCCCCGAGCCCTCCTCTCAACACTCTGCTGTCTCAGACCCCAGTGGCCCTGCCCCTCCGTGCTTCGGCTGTGAGCCAGGGGCCAGTACAGGGCCTCTCCCTCGGGGCCTGGGGAGGATTTGAAATGGGGCCTGGCAGTTAGAGCTGCTCAATAAAGAGAGATTTGCATGGTTTCCCTGGCTTGATGAAATCTATGGCCCAGTGAAGATCTCAGGTCTGGGAGTCCCCCAGAGGCAGCCCTGCCTTTCCTATGCAATTGTCTTGGCTGCTGGGAGGTGAGGGGGTGGCCGGTGGTGGCTGAGGGCCCCGTGCTGTTGTCCAGGGTGGACGTGGTCAATCGGCGGCTGGTGGTGGAAAAGTGCAGCTCAACACCCTCTGACAGTGGCTCAGAGGACGGCGCACGGCGCATCGTCCATCTCTACACAACCTCTGACGACTTCTGCCTGGGCTTCAACATCCGCGGGGGCAAGGAGTTTGGCCTGGGCATCTATGTGTCCAAGTGAGGGCCGGGGCAGGGTGTGGAACGGGGTTGGGCTGGAACCTGGGGATGGGTCAGCAAGTGAGTCCTGGCCAATGACCTAGGTCAGGGATGGCATCTGGAGAGGGGGTCGGGGGTCACCAGGAGGAGGGTCGAGGGGTTTGACTGGTGTATCCCTGTATGCAAGTGAAGAGTCCGGAAGAGGGTGAGGGAGAGCAGCCAGGTGGCCTATCAGAATGCCTCCTTTCTGACCCCAGAGTGGACCATGGTGGACTGGCCGAGGAGAACGGCATCAAGGTGGGGGACCAGGTCCTGGCGGCCAATGGTGTCAGGTTCGACGACATCAGCCACAGCCAAGCCGTGGAGGTGCTGAAGGGCCAAACACACATCATGTTGACCATcaaggtgggcagggctgtgggagACAGGGAGAGGCCAGACTCTGGGAAGGACTTCCCAGGCCACTCTAGCACTTAGTGTTGCCCATCGCTGTGCAACTTATGACTTTCCACAGCCTCGTGAAAGGTAGGGCAGGCATTGTCCTCATACCtatttcacagaagaagaaactgaggctcagagaggcgacATAACTCAGGAATCACAGTCAATTACTCAGTTGATCAGTAGGAGGGCCTGGTTTCTGTCCAGCTCCCCACCAGATGCGTAGGCCAGTGTCCCTTTGTATGAGGGTGGAGGTCTAGGGGCCTCCACCCAGAAAGGGGGGTGGTAGCTGTGGCTTTGGGCAGGACCTGGGTAGTGGGCATCCTCAGGGCACAGGGCAGGGAGGTCTGGGCTGGAGCCAGAGATTGTGTTTCAGGGGATACGCCTGGATTCATTATTCATGTGGGTCTCACACTTGCCTCAGGATCAAGTCCTTCTCACCCTGGCTCCCGGAGGAGGTGATGTCTCACTCTCCCCTAGCGCCCaaccctggcccctgcccccgTCGTCTCCCTTGTGAGACTTCTTCCCTCTCACCATTCAGTGCCTCCCCTGCCATCCCCCCCGCCACCGCCTCTATTTCCCACCTCTCCCACATCccgtttctctctttccttcctctcagaTTATCCCAAAcactcctcctctctcccactctgcccccattcattcattcaatatttttgagtacctactacacGGCAGCCACTATGCCAGGTACTGggtcacagcagtgaacaagatagaCCAGGTCTCTGCTACTGGAGGGAAACAGACAAACTAGGTGCATGCGGACTGTGACAGCTGCTGTAGGGAAATTAACGGAGAGGTGGGATGGGGTAATTTGGGAAGGCTCTTTTAGCCAGGGGGGTCAGGACCTTTcagctctgaggaggtgacacctgAAGAGCTGGCCATAAGACGAGCTAAAGGAAGAGAAGCCAGGCAGAAgagacagcaagtgcaaaggccctaaagTATAGAGGAACTTGGCACGTTCAGAAACAAAGTGGCTGGTGTGGCTAGAAGAACATGATGAGCTCGGAGGAGAGTAATCAGGTTGAAAAGTTGACTCCCGTCCCATCACTCCTCCATTCTTaccctccctcctcacccactCCCCTGTGCCCTCCTGTGCCCACCATGCCCTCCCTAGGAGACTGGCCGGTACCCTGCCTACAAGGAGATGGTTTCTGAATACTGTTGGCTGGATAGATGTAAGTAGCCAAGCCTCCAAGGTTGGAAGGAAGGGGCTGAGGCCCTAAATTGGGGCTGAAATCTCTGAAGAATAAGTGGGCAGGGGCACCAAGATCTCCTCAGGACTTTCACACGCCCAGAGCCATTTATGGGCTCTCCTCCGAGAAGCTGCCGTTCCTTTACAGGCTCTCCTGGGGTCTGGAGTTGCAGGGGGTGGTTGAAGAAGTGACTTGCTTAAGATCTCTCAACCAGTCAGTGGCAAGACGGCTGAGCAGCTGGTTCCCTAGACCCCATGCTTACAACCTTGCTGCCACCAAGCCCACGGGTGGCCTGCAGCCCCGGCAGGGCCCCAAAGCCACCCAGCCGGAATACTGAGACGCCCTTGCCCTCCCCACTGCCCGCAGTGAGCAACGGGGTGCTGCAGCAGCTGTCCCCCGCCTCGGAGAGCAGCTCCAGCGCCTCCTCGTTCGCCTCCAGTGCCCCCTACAGCTCGGCCGATGGCTGGAGCTCCCTACCCTCGGACCACATGGATGTCTGCCTGGGGTCTGAGGAGCCGGGCAGCTGGGGGCCAGGCCGGGGGCGGGCAGACACGGCCATGCAGACGGAGCCAGACGCGGGGGGCCACGTGGAGACCTGGTGTAGCGTGCGGCCCACAGTCATCCTCAGGGACACGGCCATCCGCTCCGACggccccctgcctgccccccgCCTTGACTCTGCGCTCTCTGAGTCCCCCAAAACTGCTCTGCTCCTGGCCCTCAGCCAACCCCGGCCCCCCATCACCCGCTCCCAGAGCCACCTGACCTTGTGGGGTATGTGGGGGATGGGTGGCTGCTGCTCTCTCCAAAGCCCCTGCTCCAAAACCTGTCCCGcaccctgccctgggccccaagCTTCCTCTGCGCCAGGCTTTGCCCCAGCGCCAGCTGCAGAATACACTCAGACCCTGCTCTGGGCTCCATTTCAAACTagccctggaccccaaacctaccctcagccccagccccagcttgTCATCCCTGGGCCCCAAACCAGCCCTAACCCAGCCCCTCCATCCTGGAGTTCCCAGCCCTGtctacagacagacagacacacgcacacactcctCACATAGCTGTAgctgtgggtgggggaggggtagaaAGCTGAAAGAGGAACCCCAGCCCCGTGctcatccccacctccccacatGGCTGCAGATCCCGTCTGCCCCCTACTCTCCcttttctctgcccctccccacacccctgcccctcgtccttcccttctgcccacccctccagccccccGGGTGCTCCCTCGTGTCTGCAGAGGAGAAGAAACAGCGGAGGAAGGAGAAGTCGGGGTCCCCTGGGGAGAAGGGGGCCCTGCAGCGCTCCAAGACCCTGATGAACCTCTTCTTCAAGGGAGGGCGGCAGGGGCGGCTGGCAGGGGACGGGCGCAGAGAGGCCTGGACGCTGGACAGTGGGAGCACAGCCAAGTCCCGCCCCCACCCGGACCTGGAGAAAGGTAAGTACTGGGCAGGTCAGCCAAGCAGGACAGAGGAAAAGTCCACTCTGGCCTCCAGCAGGTCTGAGCTTAAATCCCACACTGCTTCGTCCTAGCTGTGAGCCACCACTTCACCTTGCGAGCGTCATGagtaaaatgagagtaataataCCTATTTCTTTGGGAATAATGAGGAATAAGTGAATTAGTGTATGTTAATCATTTAGCGCATGGTCTGACACACAGAAGATGCTCAGAAAATATAATGGTCCTTGTTATACTGCCttatcttcccattttacagaagggaaaactgaTGAGAGTCACAGCATAGACGAGAAAGCCTTGGGTCAGATCCCCGTGCTCTTGGCACTGAGGGGAGGCAGGGCACTCCTTTCCTAGAACATTTGGCTTCACCTCCCCTGGCCAGAGCTCCACAGGCTTTACCCAATTCTAGAACCATCTTGAGCAAGGCTATTTGTAGATCAAGGGCCATGCAGGAAGGCCTAGACAGGCTTCACTCACGTCAGGGGCTTCCTAAGGACACTTACAGAGGGTGTCTCATTTCTCTCTGGTGAGATTCAGAGACTGGACCCAAAATGGATGAGTAGAGACTATAGGGGTTGCCTGTAACAGAAACTCAACTCAAGCTAGCTTTAAAAAGCGCTTCTTGGCTCAGCTACTGGTGGAAGCTGGGTCT is from Globicephala melas chromosome 16, mGloMel1.2, whole genome shotgun sequence and encodes:
- the PDZD7 gene encoding PDZ domain-containing protein 7 isoform X2 is translated as MAHGFPVGFDPVGLRDLSSGSLSSLSSRGHLGSESGSATRYLLRKQRRLLNGPLRGIRASSPMGRVILINSPIEANSDESDIIHAVRVEKSPAGRLGFSVRGGSEHGLGIFVSKVEKGSSAERAGLCVGDKITEVNGLSLESTTMGSAVKVLTGSSRLHMMVRRMGRVPGIKFSKEKTTWVDVVNRRLVVEKCSSTPSDSGSEDGARRIVHLYTTSDDFCLGFNIRGGKEFGLGIYVSKVDHGGLAEENGIKVGDQVLAANGVRFDDISHSQAVEVLKGQTHIMLTIKETGRYPAYKEMVSEYCWLDRLSNGVLQQLSPASESSSSASSFASSAPYSSADGWSSLPSDHMDVCLGSEEPGSWGPGRGRADTAMQTEPDAGGHVETWCSVRPTVILRDTAIRSDGPLPAPRLDSALSESPKTALLLALSQPRPPITRSQSHLTLWEEKKQRRKEKSGSPGEKGALQRSKTLMNLFFKGGRQGRLAGDGRREAWTLDSGSTAKSRPHPDLEKALRALLSPGSPPTSLATPLLQRLLFFSLSLEAGGVGSVQKFVTWRLRRDRERGRTLLSARSRSPSSQLPNVDERVQAWESRRPLIQDLARRLLTDDEVLAVTRHCSRYVHEGGVEDLVRPLLAILDRPAKLLLLRDIRGVVAPTDLGRFDSMVMPVELEAFEALKSQAGQQPGGRTVDPEPQFGLLPCDQPGRTHRPSVTSSLLCLSWRLLPTSCERLLRGGR
- the PDZD7 gene encoding PDZ domain-containing protein 7 isoform X3; translation: MAHGFPVGFDPVGLRDLSSGSLSSLSSRGHLGSESGSATRYLLRKQRRLLNGPLRGIRASSPMGRVILINSPIEANSDESDIIHAVRVEKSPAGRLGFSVRGGSEHGLGIFVSKVEKGSSAERAGLCVGDKITEVNGLSLESTTMGSAVKVLTGSSRLHMMVRRMGRVPGIKFSKEKTTWVDVVNRRLVVEKCSSTPSDSGSEDGARRIVHLYTTSDDFCLGFNIRGGKEFGLGIYVSKVDHGGLAEENGIKVGDQVLAANGVRFDDISHSQAVEVLKGQTHIMLTIKETGRYPAYKEMVSEYCWLDRLSNGVLQQLSPASESSSSASSFASSAPYSSADGWSSLPSDHMDVCLGSEEPGSWGPGRGRADTAMQTEPDAGGHVETWCSVRPTVILRDTAIRSDGPLPAPRLDSALSESPKTALLLALSQPRPPITRSQSHLTLWEEKKQRRKEKSGSPGEKGALQRSKTLMNLFFKGGRQGRLAGDGRREAWTLDSGSTAKSRPHPDLEKALRALLSPGSPPTSLATPLLQRLLFFSLSLEAGGVGSVQKFVTWRLRRDRERGRTLLSARSRSPSSQLPNVDERVQAWESRRPLIQDLARRLLTDDEVLAVTRHCSRYVHEGGVEDLVRPLLAILDRPAKLLLLRDIRGVVAPTDLGRFDSMVMPVELEAFEALKSQAGQQPGGRTVDPEPQFGLLPCDQPGRTHRPSVTSSLLCLTVVEASTYFL
- the PDZD7 gene encoding PDZ domain-containing protein 7 isoform X4; the protein is MAHGFPVGFDPVGLRDLSSGSLSSLSSRGHLGSESGSATRYLLRKQRRLLNGPLRGIRASSPMGRVILINSPIEANSDESDIIHAVRVEKSPAGRLGFSVRGGSEHGLGIFVSKVEKGSSAERAGLCVGDKITEVNGLSLESTTMGSAVKVLTGSSRLHMMVRRMGRVPGIKFSKEKTTWVDVVNRRLVVEKCSSTPSDSGSEDGARRIVHLYTTSDDFCLGFNIRGGKEFGLGIYVSKVDHGGLAEENGIKVGDQVLAANGVRFDDISHSQAVEVLKGQTHIMLTIKETGRYPAYKEMVSEYCWLDRLSNGVLQQLSPASESSSSASSFASSAPYSSADGWSSLPSDHMDVCLGSEEPGSWGPGRGRADTAMQTEPDAGGHVETWCSVRPTVILRDTAIRSDGPLPAPRLDSALSESPKTALLLALSQPRPPITRSQSHLTLWEEKKQRRKEKSGSPGEKGALQRSKTLMNLFFKGGRQGRLAGDGRREAWTLDSGSTAKSRPHPDLEKALRALLSPGSPPTSLATPLLQRLLFFSLSLEAGGVGSVQKFVTWRLRRDRERGRTLLSARSRSPSSQLPNVDERVQAWESRRPLIQDLARRLLTDDEVLAVTRHCSRYVHEGGVEDLVRPLLAILDRPAKLLLLRDIRGVVAPTDLGRFDSMVMPVELEAFEALKSQAVWPPALRPARQDTPPKRHLITPVPVVEASTYFL